Proteins from a single region of Paenibacillus sp. BIHB 4019:
- a CDS encoding histidine kinase — MMKAIAGKVWELLSFWRELVARRLVNKLILLFTGVIVLVVASLNFISYQMLEKESVGNSIDSTTNNLLLVGRNLEDYLKGIEQISLPQIGYDEITYAIMHESEDYSSKMYVENYLRNLFYSRSDLEAIYLYVVEKQKYYAITRENYNITVRTGTNTVIAEQPWYAKAMADPSNQAYQSLSGPDVEADSGYSAEIQRASFMAYHRVMRSIKTRKPQAVLSFYYNASVKDEIVKDIPFSEGQHLLYVSPDNEPFELDDEAFYTELQGAGVLEQLGGGDGLAGASTGPFTWVQGEQKYLIIYNVAEKSGWKLIKPIPYSQIYEAATKTRNLNYAIGVLFLLLAVILVSLMSSAITKPLKKLSRQMSRFSAGSFDAEAEVKGRDEIAYLSRHFNLMVRRTNELINERYKMKLAENHAILKALEAEINPHFLYNALQAISTKALKHQTYDVADMIDALALTFRYCISGKDIVFAREELKHIERYMALQTARFGARLQVVYEWEEALMELEIPKLSVQTLVENAIKHGLEKVTSTVTIGIKACLQEDGTALISVQDDGPGFTQERLGQVEASLRREWGQRESDNIGLVNLYTRLKLLYGEEAQLLIKSDHAGTELAMRLPRRGGNGS; from the coding sequence ATGATGAAAGCGATTGCGGGCAAGGTGTGGGAGCTGCTTTCGTTTTGGCGGGAGCTGGTTGCCCGGAGGCTGGTCAATAAGCTGATTTTACTGTTTACGGGCGTCATTGTGCTCGTTGTGGCTTCGCTGAACTTTATCTCATACCAGATGCTTGAGAAGGAGTCGGTCGGCAACAGCATCGATAGTACGACGAACAATTTGCTGCTCGTTGGCCGCAATTTGGAGGATTATTTGAAGGGCATCGAGCAAATATCATTGCCGCAAATCGGCTACGATGAAATTACCTATGCCATTATGCATGAATCGGAGGACTATTCTTCCAAGATGTATGTTGAAAATTATTTGCGCAATTTGTTTTATTCCCGCAGCGACTTGGAGGCTATCTACTTGTATGTCGTTGAGAAGCAGAAGTATTATGCGATTACGAGAGAAAATTACAATATAACGGTGCGGACGGGGACGAACACCGTCATTGCAGAGCAGCCCTGGTACGCGAAGGCGATGGCCGACCCGAGCAACCAAGCCTATCAATCGCTGTCGGGTCCTGATGTGGAGGCGGATTCCGGTTATTCGGCTGAAATACAACGGGCCAGCTTTATGGCGTACCACCGGGTAATGCGTTCGATTAAGACGCGCAAGCCGCAGGCGGTGCTCTCTTTTTATTACAACGCTTCAGTCAAGGACGAGATTGTGAAGGATATTCCGTTTAGCGAAGGCCAGCATTTGCTGTATGTCAGCCCGGACAATGAGCCGTTCGAACTGGATGATGAAGCGTTCTACACCGAGCTTCAAGGCGCTGGCGTGCTGGAGCAGCTGGGTGGAGGAGATGGGCTGGCGGGGGCCTCCACTGGGCCGTTTACTTGGGTGCAGGGGGAGCAGAAATATTTAATTATTTACAATGTGGCGGAGAAAAGCGGCTGGAAGCTGATTAAGCCGATTCCTTATTCGCAAATTTACGAGGCCGCCACGAAGACCCGCAATCTGAACTATGCCATCGGCGTGCTGTTCTTGCTGCTCGCCGTCATTCTCGTCAGCTTGATGTCGAGTGCGATCACGAAGCCGCTCAAGAAGCTGTCCCGCCAAATGAGCCGTTTCAGCGCAGGCAGCTTTGACGCGGAGGCGGAGGTGAAGGGCCGCGACGAAATTGCTTATTTATCGCGCCATTTCAATTTGATGGTCAGGCGGACAAATGAGCTGATTAATGAGCGCTACAAAATGAAGCTGGCGGAAAATCATGCGATTTTAAAGGCGCTGGAGGCGGAGATCAATCCGCATTTTTTGTACAATGCGCTGCAAGCGATTTCCACGAAAGCGCTCAAGCATCAAACATACGACGTCGCGGATATGATTGATGCGCTGGCGCTGACGTTCCGCTATTGCATCAGCGGAAAGGATATTGTGTTTGCGCGCGAGGAGCTGAAGCATATCGAGCGTTATATGGCGCTGCAAACGGCGCGGTTCGGCGCCAGATTGCAGGTCGTCTATGAGTGGGAGGAAGCGTTAATGGAGCTTGAGATTCCGAAGCTGTCGGTGCAGACGCTGGTTGAGAATGCGATCAAGCATGGGCTGGAGAAGGTGACGAGCACCGTCACCATCGGCATTAAGGCATGCCTTCAGGAGGACGGAACAGCGCTAATCTCGGTGCAGGATGACGGGCCGGGCTTTACGCAAGAAAGGCTAGGGCAGGTGGAGGCTTCGCTGCGGCGCGAATGGGGCCAGCGGGAAAGCGACAACATTGGGCTCGTCAACCTGTACACGAGGCTGAAGCTGCTGTATGGAGAAGAGGCGCAGCTGCTTATCAAGAGCGATCATGCGGGGACGGAGCTGGCGATGCGGCTGCCCCGCCGAGGGGGGAACGGTTCATGA
- a CDS encoding response regulator — protein MKHTVLIIDDEEPLREAIRLLGDWEGLGIGQVLEAADGLNGLRMLAEQKVDLAIVDMKMPGLNGAELLQTVQQQYPGLLTIVVSGYNDFEYTRQAIRSKVVDYLLKPVNRIELNQALRKAMDVLEAKRRQESDFIAQNITLNLSLPGLKEKMYLSILERSFKQQANEAFLPLIGADDKANRFVVVLLRILNLDQIRRSRFHGDTELLHFAASNVVNEVAGAHFQAFSFANPKQERELFAILTMNGGGAADAAYRALHQVNAIAATLQRLFGIRVAAGIGGPVKAALDMAASFEEARSALGEMELLRMNGAAAVRAAAGAEKRQQKEGLSLPGRMAAIRQALAGDNLQQASSIISELARSWQEADRLSLGEADRIIREGIVLLGDLALELGVPQERLPAGSEESLRSWGLSLDFATFEQFAALLQRLLGFYHEQLRAAQAVQKPFDIADIKAHIDRYYFEDIKISLYTDKYFLSREYLMKLFKQQFGCGIHEYVQKVRMDKARELLDDSALKIQDISELLGYKDKNYFSKAFRNYYSLSPSEYRSSKGNV, from the coding sequence ATGAAGCATACGGTGCTAATCATTGACGATGAAGAGCCGCTGCGCGAGGCCATTCGGCTGCTTGGCGACTGGGAGGGACTTGGCATAGGGCAGGTGCTGGAGGCGGCAGATGGGTTAAACGGACTTCGCATGCTAGCGGAGCAGAAGGTAGATCTCGCTATCGTCGATATGAAAATGCCTGGCCTAAACGGGGCTGAGCTGCTGCAAACTGTCCAGCAGCAGTATCCCGGGCTGCTGACCATTGTCGTCAGCGGCTACAATGACTTTGAATATACGCGGCAGGCGATTCGCTCCAAAGTCGTCGATTATTTGCTCAAGCCTGTCAATCGAATCGAGCTGAATCAGGCGCTGCGCAAGGCGATGGACGTGCTGGAGGCGAAGCGCAGGCAGGAGAGCGATTTTATTGCGCAAAATATTACCCTCAACCTTTCGCTGCCCGGGCTTAAGGAGAAAATGTATTTGTCCATTCTCGAACGCAGCTTTAAGCAGCAGGCGAATGAAGCGTTTCTGCCGCTGATTGGCGCGGACGACAAGGCCAATCGCTTCGTCGTTGTGCTGCTGCGCATTCTCAATCTGGACCAGATCAGGCGCAGCCGCTTCCACGGCGATACGGAGCTGCTGCATTTCGCCGCCAGCAACGTCGTCAATGAAGTGGCGGGCGCGCACTTCCAAGCGTTCAGCTTCGCGAATCCGAAGCAGGAGCGCGAGCTGTTCGCCATTCTGACGATGAATGGCGGTGGAGCTGCCGATGCAGCCTATCGGGCGCTGCATCAGGTGAATGCCATAGCCGCTACGCTTCAGCGGCTATTCGGCATTAGGGTCGCCGCAGGCATCGGCGGCCCGGTGAAGGCGGCGCTGGACATGGCCGCCTCCTTCGAAGAAGCGCGCTCAGCGCTGGGCGAGATGGAGCTGCTGCGTATGAATGGAGCAGCAGCGGTTAGAGCCGCCGCAGGCGCAGAGAAGCGGCAGCAGAAGGAAGGGCTGTCGCTGCCTGGGCGGATGGCGGCCATTCGCCAGGCGCTGGCGGGCGACAACCTCCAGCAGGCGAGCAGCATCATCAGCGAGCTGGCCCGCAGCTGGCAGGAGGCGGACAGGCTGAGCTTGGGCGAAGCCGATCGCATCATTCGCGAGGGCATCGTGCTGCTCGGCGACCTTGCGCTTGAGCTTGGCGTGCCGCAGGAGCGGCTGCCGGCCGGCAGCGAGGAAAGCTTGCGCAGCTGGGGGCTTTCGCTCGATTTTGCCACCTTCGAGCAGTTCGCCGCCCTGCTCCAGCGGCTGCTGGGCTTCTACCATGAGCAGCTGCGGGCAGCGCAGGCTGTGCAGAAGCCGTTCGATATTGCCGATATTAAAGCCCATATCGACCGTTATTATTTTGAGGATATTAAAATCTCGCTGTATACCGATAAATATTTTCTCAGCCGCGAGTACTTGATGAAGCTGTTCAAGCAGCAGTTCGGCTGCGGCATTCATGAATATGTACAGAAGGTGCGGATGGATAAAGCGCGGGAGTTGCTGGACGATTCGGCACTCAAAATTCAAGATATTTCCGAGCTGCTCGGCTACAAGGACAAAAACTATTTCAGCAAGGCGTTCCGCAATTATTACAGCCTGTCGCCTTCGGAATATCGGAGCAGCAAGGGGAATGTGTAG
- a CDS encoding extracellular solute-binding protein, whose protein sequence is MFKKIMSMSTSIVLASVMLAACGSGNGNTASTNSTAPEASSTADAGGAANEAKPVTINMFTASPEYTDAFNAYIAEYKKVKPNVTINLEIMQADYNTVLKSKIAAGSTPDVFQTTAGGDIDTFAEYSADLTNEPLAAAMMDAVRVNMTSSDGKVLGLPVKGNLMMMIYNKKLLADAGIAAAPKTTAELEDAIAKLEAKGITPFANAYKEWWVWKHIFQNFVNAAAEDAGITPKALVDQFIAGETTFKDHPVLSDNFFNFIDLTVKHGTDKPLERDSNAEVSDFASGKAAFMTGKGAWDEEAIKKITPDIEIGIAGYPVSDKPEQALLVTGADQALRINKDSAVAAETIEFFNWLYTSDYGKKWFSEVAKVIPPIKDAALPDLDMPKQMEEILKTEKSGDLSVNYSLDTFHQKFGELMQSYISGGKTKEQTITEIQQAWIQFGSSM, encoded by the coding sequence ATGTTCAAAAAAATCATGTCCATGTCCACCAGTATCGTCCTGGCTTCGGTCATGCTGGCTGCTTGCGGCAGCGGCAATGGCAACACTGCCAGCACTAACAGCACTGCGCCGGAAGCGAGCAGCACAGCTGACGCTGGCGGAGCTGCGAATGAGGCTAAACCGGTTACGATCAACATGTTCACCGCTTCTCCCGAATATACCGATGCGTTTAATGCTTACATTGCCGAATACAAAAAAGTAAAGCCGAACGTCACGATCAATCTGGAAATTATGCAAGCCGACTACAATACGGTGCTGAAGTCGAAAATCGCTGCCGGCAGCACGCCGGATGTATTCCAGACGACAGCGGGCGGCGACATTGACACCTTTGCCGAATACAGCGCTGATTTGACGAATGAGCCGCTTGCGGCAGCCATGATGGATGCGGTTCGTGTGAATATGACGTCGAGCGATGGCAAGGTGCTGGGCCTTCCGGTCAAGGGCAACTTAATGATGATGATTTATAATAAAAAGCTTTTGGCGGACGCCGGCATTGCTGCCGCTCCGAAGACGACTGCGGAGCTTGAGGATGCAATTGCCAAGCTGGAAGCGAAGGGCATTACGCCATTTGCCAACGCCTACAAAGAGTGGTGGGTATGGAAGCATATTTTCCAAAACTTCGTCAACGCTGCGGCGGAAGATGCGGGCATTACGCCGAAAGCGCTGGTTGACCAGTTCATCGCGGGTGAAACGACATTTAAAGACCATCCCGTGCTCAGCGACAATTTCTTTAATTTCATCGATCTGACTGTAAAGCACGGAACAGACAAGCCGCTGGAGCGTGACAGCAACGCCGAAGTAAGCGACTTTGCTTCAGGCAAAGCGGCCTTCATGACCGGCAAGGGCGCATGGGACGAGGAAGCGATCAAGAAAATTACGCCTGACATCGAGATCGGCATCGCAGGCTATCCGGTAAGCGATAAGCCGGAGCAAGCGCTGCTTGTAACGGGAGCAGACCAAGCGCTGCGCATTAACAAGGATTCCGCTGTTGCGGCGGAAACCATTGAATTTTTCAACTGGCTGTACACGTCCGACTACGGCAAAAAATGGTTCTCGGAAGTGGCGAAGGTCATTCCGCCGATCAAGGATGCGGCGCTGCCGGATCTGGATATGCCGAAGCAGATGGAAGAGATTTTAAAGACGGAGAAATCAGGTGACCTTTCGGTCAACTATTCCCTCGACACGTTCCATCAAAAATTTGGCGAGCTGATGCAGAGCTACATTAGTGGCGGGAAAACGAAGGAGCAGACGATTACCGAAATCCAGCAAGCGTGGATTCAATTCGGCTCCTCGATGTAG